The window TGAAAGTACGAAATGTAGATGAATAGTTGGGGAATAAACTTTTCTAATTTCCCCTCACAGGGCCTCAGTGTGTATTCATATGTTTGAGTGCTTCCTGTTTCAAGTTAGCAGGTGGAATCAGACATCACTGAGTGGCTACTGACAGACTATGTGTGAGTCCCGAGCGCCGCGATAAGTATCAGAACAATGTCAGTCCTGTGGAACTGAGACTCAGAAGGAGACCATTGACAGgctgctttctgttttatgCTTTAAAAGGGTGTTTGGCCCTTGTGACATGGTATCATTGATTCACTTCCACACAGCTACACAAGTCAAACAAAACACCAGTTTAACTAGACATTAACCATATAGAGCTATGGTTTATTCAGTTTTAGTAAGATTTTGACATAATAggacacagttttaaaaaaaatactgtacatgtggcCTCAGCTGTCCAAAGGATGAGAAATACATgggtttgtggttgtttttaaatttcattaaagatgaagaaatgaataaacataaGCATgtgtttaaaagtttaaatcCAACTAGTTGTTGGTTTTCTCTTCATTACATTCGACACTAGGAAAGAGATGAGCATTATCACACTGATTTGCTCTTCTTCTGCCCTCATGTGGCCACAACGCAtaacagcaaaaagaaagaaaaagaaattgcaTCCACTTTACCTCAGTGACTATATGGCACAGGAAAAATCACTTCAGTCTTGGAAATATTTCCTTTGATTGACTTTTGAAATGGCATGTGTTAGTGTCCAACACGAATGGcattaaatgtaaatcaaattACTTCTGTACATAAATTTTGTGCAATAATCACATGCAGATTTAATATGTTTGTTCAGAGCAACAGATGAAAAGAGGTAAATTAGAGACAACTTAAGGGGAGGCAGTGCGAGACGCACAAACAAACGAGTATGTCAGAGAACACGGTATGTCATTCCATTTCAAGTTGATGTCCCAGTTTGTCTGAACACAGTGTTCGtttcttttattattgtttggCTCTCCTGTATTCCAAAAGGTAAACGTCACTGCAGACCCATCAGACCACATCCATTTGCCTTCTTTGTGGATGTCACTGAGTCCAATCCAGGTTGTTCTCTGAGCAGGATCGAAGTTTTTGATCAGGGCCTTGACAAAACTTTGTTCATTCTGACTGTGGATGGACACCAGGTTGGCTCTCTGTGACACACAGTAGAGCTCTGCATCAGCCCAGGTCATATGTGTGGCGACGTACTTGTAGCAGCGCTCGTTGAAGCTGTACCAGAACATTGGACAGCTGAGACGCTGTAGTTTCACTCCAGAGCCAGGTGAAGTAGACTCAGCACCCAGAGCCAGACCAAACATGACGAGGAACAAGATCATGTTTTCAGAGTCTCTGTCCCTGGAGTAGAAGCGAGAGATTGACGTCTTGGTTGGAGCTTGCCTGCAGTGCTGGATGGTACCAAGAATcttggggagacaggtgaaagGCATCTTTCCTTTATACTGTTCAGAGAGCGCGTCTACTGTGTTGGAATGACGTCACTGGGTGAACACATTTGGTACATTTAATCACACTTATCTGAGGAACAAGGAAAcgagaaaagaaacagcaataattGATCACTATTGATTAACAGTTATTAAACTCTGGTACATTCAGGTAAGCTCTAGTGTTTGCTTTTCTGtagaattacattttcattgcatgATAACAATTTGTAGTACAGTTAAAGGATTTTCATTGATCCATTTAAACAATTCACCTTTTCCAGCAACTCAGATTTAGATCTCTTTCATGTATTCTATATCAATgtctaaatatttaatttgttataAAGTAAAGGATGGGGAGACTTGAATTCATTCTATGCTCTGAACAGACTGTGAGACATGGACAAAGCTACAGAACAGTATAACTCCATTTCAGACCTCTATGTTGGGAACAGTCTTCATTTCCTCCATCATTGACTCTCCTCCACGCCATCAGAACACGTCAGGTACAGGCTTCACTGCAGGATCCTCTGAAGGAGACACTGCACCCAGAGACAGACCAAGGAACAAATACAAGAATGTTGGTATGAGAGTCTCTAAGTCTTGGTTGAAGCTTATTTTCACTGTTAGGTATCAATAACATTGCTGAGGTTCTTAGAAAGATAGTTTCCTTTACATGTTTAACATAGTAAAACAGCTTTAGATAAGACATGGCCCTTCAGCCGTccaaaggctttttttttttgttggaaaaTCAGGCAAAAGAAAGGCAAATAAATGTGTTTCCACTTCAGCCACATGTATAAAATTTCACtgcaatgttttttattatttattctttgcAAATTACAGTCAGGGATcgccatttttatttattttgcaaattGAAAATGGGCACGAGAGCAGAGGGATGGAGATTTTTATTATCTGCTGGAGCAAAAGGGCAACTGATAAAAGCGCATTAGGAGGGTTTGGCTAAAAATTAATCACAATCTGagactgaaaacaaggaaacaagaTAAGCCAGAAGCAATAACTGATCACTACTTACCGACAGTTATTGAACTCTGGTACATTCAGATAACCtctagtgtttgtttttctgtagaaTTACATTTTCGTCCCTGAAGAGCCAGGAACATGAAGGTGTGTTTTGCATTACCTCGTGATTTATCAGAAACTGCCATATATCCATAAATCTATAAATCTATCCCCACTTCCTTTTAGTTTGGCACCAAAGTAGTTACTGGAAAACCCTAACCTTAAGTCTTGATGCCACAGCAGTACAGTTAAAGGATTTTCATGGATCCATTCAAACTATTTACCATTGCCAGCAAATCTTATTTAGATCTGTCAACGTGCCTTCAATTGACAACCACAACTCCAAAACCAACGCGTATATTCTCTGctgataatttatttttaaaacacaaaaggtGTATTAGACAgtagcaaaacagaaaacaataaaaaacaaaccagctcACCTGGAGATGTCACATAAAAcctataatttatttattttcagtaaaagtttgacataataaaacacagcttTAGAAAAGACGTGTGGTTTCAGCTGTCCAAAGGTTGAAGGGACACGAGGGGAGACGTATTGCTTTGTGGTTGACTTTTCATTTATAACAGATAAATAATAACATACCAAACATaagcatacagtatatttacacaTCAACAATATTACAATAGTATAAAGCCTTCACTGTGTCTGCTCTTGCACTGTGAACttggtgtcatttttttttaatcatgcaaaaataaaattaaataaaaactttacacAGTCATGATAATACACTAAAAACACCCTCCTGATGATTTCCCTCTGCTTTATAGCATTTGGCACCAGAAGAATGAAATGAGCATGGTCATGCTGACTTGCTCCTTTGCTGCCCTTCGAGTGGCCACAAAACTTTCGTACTTCTACATTCCAGATTTGCAGCCTCATAccacaaaaacctttttttttcttaagtgtGCACTTCCACATTGTTGAATCTCTGAACATGGCACATaaactgaaacattttgtcacctcagaaatacacaaataaacaatatattacaataaataactaaaataacaaTGACTCCTCTTTGGACATCATGAGCAGAGGTGTGTatctttgtatgtgtgcatcatGTACAGGTTAATCGTGAAAATGACTACCACAAGGCCTTTCTATGATACTGAATATG of the Mastacembelus armatus chromosome 11, fMasArm1.2, whole genome shotgun sequence genome contains:
- the LOC113126244 gene encoding C-type lectin mannose-binding isoform-like, whose product is MILFLVMFGLALGAESTSPGSGVKLQRLSCPMFWYSFNERCYKYVATHMTWADAELYCVSQRANLVSIHSQNEQSFVKALIKNFDPAQRTTWIGLSDIHKEGKWMWSDGSAVTFTFWNTGEPNNNKRNEHCVQTNWDINLKWNDIPCSLTYSFVCASRTASP